The following proteins come from a genomic window of Paucimonas lemoignei:
- the pheT gene encoding phenylalanyl-tRNA synthetase subunit beta, whose product MKFSEQWLRGWVSPQVSRDELVARLSMAGLEVDSVTLAAGAFSGVVVGEVLSTEQHPDADKLRVCQVSNGSETFQVVCGAPNVRPGLKIPFAMIGAELPGDFKIKKAKLRGVESNGMLCSQSELQVGEGNDGLMELPADAPVGQDFRAYLELDDASIEVDLTPNRGDCLSLAGLAREVGALYACDVTVPAVAAVPVSHDDVRPVEVLAPNACPRYLGRVIRNVDLSRPTPLWMVERLRRSDIRSIDAVVDITNYVMIELGQPLHAFDLKEINGGIRVRMAEEGEKLVLLDGQEVSLRADTLVIADHQRALAIAGVMGGEHSGVSSETRDVFLESAFFDQIAVAGKARSYGLHTDASHRYERGVDWQLARKAMERATGLLLEITGGEAGPVVEAVSEKDLPSIAPVTLRADRIEQMLGLKMDPVEVERLLTGLGLVVSSEAAGQWRVKVPSHRFDISLEVDLIEELARLYGYNRLPVRYPQARLAPQAKAEARSDLPELRRLLVARGYQEAITYSFIDPRQFELFSPGAQPLLLANPISNDMAAMRASLWPGLVKSLQHNLNRQQDRVRLFESGLRFVGQLDGLKQEPMLAGVVCGSRLPEGWAQGRDVVDFFDVKADVEAVLGFAGALDAFTFVPGKHPALHPGQTARIEREGREVGYVGAIHPELSKTLGLDRPVFVFELVLAEVALGKMPKFQELSRFPEVRRDLALIADEGVAGTAVLDVIRENAGEWLTDLRLFDVYQGKGIDPHRKSLAVGLTWQHPSRTLNDDEVNAATHKILTSLEERLNATLRK is encoded by the coding sequence ATGAAATTCAGTGAACAATGGTTGCGCGGCTGGGTAAGCCCGCAAGTATCGCGTGACGAGCTGGTTGCTCGTCTGTCGATGGCCGGCCTTGAGGTCGATAGCGTCACTTTGGCCGCTGGTGCATTCAGCGGTGTGGTCGTCGGCGAGGTGCTGAGCACCGAGCAACACCCCGATGCCGACAAGCTGCGCGTATGCCAGGTCAGCAACGGTTCCGAGACGTTTCAGGTCGTTTGCGGTGCACCGAACGTGCGTCCGGGCCTGAAGATACCGTTCGCCATGATCGGTGCCGAACTGCCGGGCGACTTCAAAATCAAGAAGGCCAAGCTGCGCGGCGTTGAGTCCAACGGCATGTTGTGCTCCCAGTCCGAGCTGCAAGTAGGCGAGGGCAACGATGGTTTGATGGAGCTGCCAGCCGATGCGCCGGTGGGTCAGGATTTCCGTGCCTATCTTGAGCTGGATGACGCGAGCATTGAAGTCGACCTGACGCCTAACCGTGGCGACTGCCTGTCTTTGGCTGGCCTTGCCCGGGAAGTCGGTGCGCTCTATGCCTGTGATGTCACGGTCCCGGCGGTTGCCGCTGTGCCGGTTAGCCACGACGACGTGCGCCCGGTCGAAGTGCTGGCGCCGAATGCTTGCCCGCGTTATCTGGGGCGCGTCATTCGCAATGTCGACCTGTCGCGTCCTACGCCACTGTGGATGGTCGAACGCCTGCGTCGCTCAGACATCCGCAGCATCGATGCCGTGGTCGACATCACCAACTACGTGATGATCGAACTGGGCCAGCCGCTGCACGCTTTCGATCTGAAAGAGATCAACGGCGGTATTCGCGTACGCATGGCAGAAGAGGGCGAAAAGCTCGTGCTGCTTGATGGCCAGGAAGTCAGCCTGCGTGCCGACACACTGGTCATCGCTGACCACCAACGCGCCTTGGCCATCGCCGGTGTGATGGGCGGCGAGCACAGCGGTGTTTCCAGCGAAACCCGTGACGTGTTCCTTGAAAGCGCCTTCTTCGACCAGATCGCCGTGGCCGGCAAGGCCCGTTCGTACGGCCTGCACACCGACGCTTCGCATCGTTACGAGCGCGGTGTTGACTGGCAGTTGGCTCGCAAGGCCATGGAGCGTGCAACCGGTCTGCTGCTGGAAATCACCGGTGGCGAAGCTGGCCCAGTGGTTGAAGCGGTCAGCGAAAAAGACCTGCCTTCGATTGCTCCGGTCACGCTGCGTGCCGATCGTATCGAGCAGATGCTGGGCCTGAAAATGGACCCCGTTGAAGTTGAGCGTTTGTTGACTGGTCTGGGCCTGGTGGTTTCCTCCGAAGCAGCAGGGCAGTGGCGCGTAAAAGTGCCGAGCCATCGCTTCGATATCAGCCTTGAAGTCGACTTGATTGAAGAACTCGCGCGCCTGTACGGCTACAACCGTCTGCCGGTTCGTTACCCGCAAGCGCGCCTGGCACCGCAAGCCAAGGCCGAAGCCCGTAGCGATTTACCTGAGTTGCGTCGTTTGCTGGTAGCCCGCGGTTATCAAGAAGCGATCACCTACAGCTTCATCGACCCACGACAATTCGAGCTGTTCAGCCCCGGCGCCCAGCCGCTGCTGTTGGCAAACCCGATCTCCAATGACATGGCCGCCATGCGTGCCTCATTGTGGCCCGGCCTGGTCAAGTCGCTGCAGCACAACCTCAATCGCCAGCAGGATCGCGTACGCCTGTTCGAGAGCGGTTTGCGTTTCGTCGGTCAACTCGATGGTCTCAAGCAAGAGCCCATGCTCGCCGGTGTGGTGTGCGGCAGCCGACTGCCCGAAGGCTGGGCACAAGGGCGTGATGTGGTCGACTTCTTCGACGTCAAGGCTGACGTAGAAGCGGTACTGGGCTTTGCAGGTGCGTTGGACGCGTTCACATTCGTGCCGGGCAAACATCCAGCGTTGCACCCAGGGCAGACCGCTCGCATCGAGCGCGAAGGGCGTGAGGTCGGCTATGTCGGCGCTATCCATCCTGAGCTGTCGAAAACCTTGGGCCTGGATCGTCCGGTCTTCGTCTTTGAGCTGGTTCTGGCCGAAGTTGCACTGGGTAAAATGCCTAAATTCCAGGAGTTGTCGCGCTTTCCTGAAGTACGACGTGACCTGGCGTTGATCGCTGATGAGGGCGTTGCCGGCACTGCCGTTCTTGA